The genomic stretch ATATTGTTTCGAATTTCGATATTCGTATTTCGAATTTCATAAGGAGTAGATAAATGGAAGCCAAACTTAACCTAATCCCTATCCACATCATGGGCAAGCAGTACCTGGCGCCGGACACGCTGACGGTCCAGAAGCTCCATAATAAACGATCCTAACCATGACTAAAAACGCCATTATAAAAGCCATCAGCTCGCACCGGGAGATTCTTGACCGGAACCGGGTACGCTCCATCTCTCTGTTCGGCTCCTATGTCCGAAACGAGCAACGGGACGACAGCGACATTGACCTGCTGGTGGAATTCGAAAAATGCGATTACGATAACTTCATTAACTTGATCTTCGACATGGAGCTGCTGTTGGGCAAAACAGTGACAGTGGTCACCCCCGAAGGCCTGAGCCCCTACATCGCTCCCTTTGTGCTTAAGGAGGTTGAGCCGATTGAAGGACGATAAGGTTTTTCTCAAGCATATCCTGGCTGAAGCCGAGTTTATTGCGAGTGCTACCGCCGGCTTGAACTACGAGGCCCTTCTCAAAGACGGTACGCTCCAGCGGGCCATTCTCCGCAGCCTGGAGATCATCGGCGAGGCCTCTA from candidate division TA06 bacterium encodes the following:
- a CDS encoding nucleotidyltransferase family protein, coding for MTKNAIIKAISSHREILDRNRVRSISLFGSYVRNEQRDDSDIDLLVEFEKCDYDNFINLIFDMELLLGKTVTVVTPEGLSPYIAPFVLKEVEPIEGR